DNA from Corvus moneduloides isolate bCorMon1 chromosome 8, bCorMon1.pri, whole genome shotgun sequence:
GGACAAGATAATGCACTACAGAATCTGTGCTGAGTTGCTACTGAAGTTAGTAGAATTTCTCCTAAAGTTAGCTCAgtttctgctgtgaaaacagCTCCCTTTTCTGGTTTAACACTCTATGTTCTTCAACCCTTTTTTATCTTTAGTTCCTTTATCAATGCCCCTGCCCCAAGTATTCTTTGTAGTGCTTCTGattgtataaatatatatttacaaaacttaaaaaattattttaaagaaattcacACTTAATTTCTCTCCCccatatttaatattttagagGACTTTGGGTTTAAACACACACTCCCATGCTGGAGGAAGACTTGTGCCTTGGAGAAAGTATGTTATCTTCTTGGGCAACCTCATTTAATGCCTTAAGAAGAAAAGCATCCCAGGTTTGCAAGGAAGAGTAAATCCCTGATTCTAGAGATTGTTGCAACCTTTCAAATAGATGATGTTCCATCACCCTAAATCCATCAGACAGTgtaaacaaaacagacaaaactaGACAAATACCTCACTCTTGGAGCTTTCAATAAATGATCCTCCAAACATAGCAGACATCCACTCACAGCTGCAGATCAGCAGTGGCTTGTGGGCCTTGATGCTTCCATCGTCCAATTTAAATGTCACATCTGCCAAGGGAACAAAGGCACAGGAGTGCTGCAAGTCTGTGCTTCAGGAGTAACCTTGTCTCATGAATGTGCTTCACTTGCATGCTGTTAACCAAGGACTTCCTTCATTTCCCATGATCCTCACCCCAAAAATAACTCTTGTCTTTTAAACAGCTAAATGAAAAACCTCACTTGTAAAGGGGGATACTGGATGTTCAACATTTTTGAGAATTGCGTTGcttatttaaaagctgtgagtAGATTTTGAGAAATGAAACTACAGAATCCCAGGCTGGAACAGTTGGCCTGAGTAACACTACAATTTCAGGGTCATCCCTCCTCTCAGAACAATGTAAGCTGTCACAGTTTTTGAAGGCTATGAAGTGACAGTAacatggaagagaaagaaagtagTGCTCTTCCTGCTTAAGCATGTATTTACTCACCAGAAAATGTCCCTTTGCAAAGGCACTCTTTTATCCGATTAGCTTTTCTGACATGAAATGCTTTAGTAATCTCTTGATTCATGAAGGCTTCTTTATTCATAATATTCTCCACCATCATTCGCAAGTCAAATACTTCCAAGATTTCAGCAATCTGAGCCAGTCTGGTGAggtctttttcattttcatccagTTGGCCTGTGTataaaaactgcaaaacagttttaaaaggtCCGGCCTGCACAGACGAATCCATTTTTACCACAGTTACAGGACACGTCCGCTTTGAGACAGGATTCACTTGCATTTCCTTATTCACACTAACAAACCCCTTACCCCAGGATGCCAGAGATCTTGCTGCAGAGTTTGTTTCACCAGATTCAGGTTCTAGAGTGTTTAAAGAGTCACTACTTTCTGGGGGAAATTTAACATCAGGAGATTTCAAGGATGCCtcatcactgtcactgtttgtcTCAAGGTGACTTGTCAGAACATccttatttgtattttctttattacacTGTGTTTCATCCAAGTTGGGACTTTCCTCACATTCCATTAAGAAAAGGTCATAAAACTTTGAAGAGGAGGTAGCTAGGTAAATCTTGTGAGCAAAAATGCAGTCCTGCTCCTGGAGAACAAACATGACATCTGCACACAGCGGGCTGTCCAATAAATATCCAGCTTCATTCATGCTCGGCACGGGACACTCGGGAATTTTGATAACCGGAGGAGGGGCTTTTGGAGGTAGAAATGGAGCCTGAAGCAAAGGTTTTTGGACCTTCTTCAAATGAGATTTCCAGAACTGCAGGTGTCTTCTGGAGATCAGGGCAGCTCTGATTGCATTGTCAAACACATCTTTAATCCCAAACTGGTCAAACACACTGGTTTCATAGTATGGTATCCCGAGTTCCTTGGCAacctctctgcctctctctggtGGCAAAATGTCTCCCCTTTTTATTGGCCTAGggttaaacaaaaaataaaccttgtCACACACAATGATCATCAGAAAGTTACTCCAGAAAGCATTGAATTTTACCAAATATTCAGCACTAAATCCGACATAACTATCattcaaatgaaacaaaatataaaattaagcGCACAAAGCCCTTTGGAAATCTACAATCATGACTCCAAAGAGTTTTAGAATAGCACATACTTGTAATTTCATTTAAGTTTGGTGGTGTCTTTGCAATGTTACTAAATATATGTAGAAATCATTTATGCAAAATGGAGCTGCCTCTTTATTAAAGTGAAATTTAGAGTAAAAAAATTTGATAGGATACTTGAGAACTCTCATTATCTAAAAAACCTCCTACCACCCCTTACTACTCAGATATTCTGTCAGAACCTTTCTTTGTATCCATCATTTAAACACAAATGGAAACTCTCATTACataaaaataccagaaatacAGCTAAatatgaaatggaaatatttcttaaggtcatgctttttaaagaaaatcacagTAGTCTAAAACAAAAGAGTAACTGAACACACACTGCAAGAGATAGGCTTGTTTTGGCTGTAGAAGCATTATGTGGGAACGCATGAATTTCCAGAACAGCTCCAGTACATGATGCAGGGTAAACAAACCAGTAAAAAGTCTGGGCTAGGATCCATGTTCCCAGCAAAAAAATCACCTCCCCAGAAGACACGACCCAAGAGTGTGTTCTGTGAGCACACCATATTGGGCAGACACGAGCTGGCACAGACAGAACACGCCCCAGACAACAGCTTGTGAGTGCCAGCTAATAAATAACCAGTTCAGGTGGCACAAGTGTGCTAGACACGCAGAGTTCTGACTCAAACTTACTAATGGTGAAATCAGGGAGGAGGATTAGGGCAGAAGAAGAGTTTTGAAAAAAGaccatttccttttaaagagTCAACCAAAAAGCCCGCCCCACCCTCACAATGAAGAAATGTTTACTATATAAATAAACCTATGAAAATCATATTGCTAAGTCAAGAGTTTGACTGCAATGCAATGCAAAGTTTTCTAAGGGCCcacaaaatattaattcaaTCTCTTTATGGAAATTTGTTACAATACAGTCATCAATTACACAATCATGGATATTATTTCCATGAATCTGATCTCATTCAAATTCCCATCAAAGGAATAAATTAGAAACAAGCCAGTTATTACGGGACTGTCGTGGCCAAATATGTGAATGGTTGTATTTTGTATCTGGGAAAAACAAAGCTTCTC
Protein-coding regions in this window:
- the RHOBTB1 gene encoding rho-related BTB domain-containing protein 1 — encoded protein: MDIDMDYERPNVETIKCVVVGDNAVGKTRLICARACNTTLTQYQLLATHVPTVWAIDQYRVCQEVLERSRDVVDEVSVSLRLWDTFGDHHKDRRFAYGRSDVVVLCFSIANPNSLNHVKTMWYQEIKHFCPRTPVILVGCQLDLRYADLEAVNRARRPLARPIKRGDILPPERGREVAKELGIPYYETSVFDQFGIKDVFDNAIRAALISRRHLQFWKSHLKKVQKPLLQAPFLPPKAPPPVIKIPECPVPSMNEAGYLLDSPLCADVMFVLQEQDCIFAHKIYLATSSSKFYDLFLMECEESPNLDETQCNKENTNKDVLTSHLETNSDSDEASLKSPDVKFPPESSDSLNTLEPESGETNSAARSLASWGKGFVSVNKEMQVNPVSKRTCPVTVVKMDSSVQAGPFKTVLQFLYTGQLDENEKDLTRLAQIAEILEVFDLRMMVENIMNKEAFMNQEITKAFHVRKANRIKECLCKGTFSDVTFKLDDGSIKAHKPLLICSCEWMSAMFGGSFIESSKSEVVLPNINKTSMQAVLDYLYTKQLSSSQELDTLELIALANRFCLPHLIALAEQHAVQELTKASMSGIAIDGEVLSYLELAQFHNANQLAAWCLHYICTNYNSVCSKFRKEIKAKSSDNQEYFERHRWPPVWYLKEEDHYQRVKKEREKEDVALNKHHSKRKWCFWNSSAVVA